In the Plasmodium chabaudi chabaudi strain AS genome assembly, chromosome: 13 genome, one interval contains:
- a CDS encoding 26S proteasome regulatory subunit RPN3, putative: MKEKTKKAEHTEHNEETKERDEKINTFVSNLLASINYINNAIVYKDNRFILRMLKYIKSMRLSIKNDSDNLMPILVSLINKIFKDTYPIYTILYKYINQYNENNKQNITEIATLNDKTYANSQPEIEVFLYILFIVHLIDKKLYDECIELSTRIVNRVNKLNRRSLDFINAKVYFYYSWVHELRGKISQVRQELLFIYRNACLHRDVMTQTVVLNLILRDYIKNNLYDMAVKFVSKTLFPENMSSNVQHARYLYYIGKILAIQLDYSESHSKITQALRKAPQNVHTAKGFKLEVTKLEIIVELLMGDIPDRSLFTNKIMRNKLIPYKHVVTAVRNGDINKFANVMNNYKKLFVRDGVYLLIKRIHHNVIKTALRIINLSYSRISIADIGKKIGVESPMDIVGITAKAIHDGVIGATIDYDNLYVESKPNTDIYITGDPMKAFHKRIAFCLQLYSDAVKAMQYPDENEKTENAEAKERKMRQQEEFAQAEEGELGDDTDLL, from the exons atgaaagaaaaaacgaAGAAGGCAGAACATACAGAACATAATGAAGAAACAAAGGAACgggatgaaaaaataaatacattcGTTAGTAACTTATTAGCaagtataaattatatcaatAATGCAATAGTATATAAAGACAATAGATTTATACTTCGTatgttaaaatatataaaaagcaTGCGTTTAAGTATAAAAAACGATAGTGATAATTTAATGCCGATTTTAGTAAGcttgataaataaaatatttaaagatACATAtcctatatatacaatattatataaatatataaatcaatacaatgaaaacaataaacaaaatataacagAAATAGCAACACTGAATGATAAAACATATGCAAATTCACAACCAGAGATCGAagtatttctttatattctaTTCATAGTCCACTTGatagataaaaaattatatgatgaaTGTATTGAACTATCTACTCGAATTGTTAATAGAGTAAACAAACTAAATCGACGATCTTTAGATTTCATAAATGCAaaggtatatttttattattcatggGTACATGAATTAAGAGGTAAAATCTCTCAGGTTCGAcaagaattattatttatttatagaaaTGCATGTTTGCATAGAGATGTTATGACACAAACTGTTGtcttaaatttaatattaagagattatataaaaaataatttatatgatatgGCTGTTAAATTTGTCAGCAAAACTTTATTCCCTGAAAATATGTCATCCAATGTTCAACATGCAaggtatttatattatattggaaaaatattagcTATACAATTAGATTATAGTGAGTCACATAGTAAAATTACACAAGCCTTGAGAAAGGCACCACAAAATGTACATACAGCTAAAGGGTTTAAACTTGAAGTTACAAAATTAGAAATAATTGTTGAACTACTTATGGGAGATATACCAGACCGATCATTATTTACTAACAAAATTATgagaaataaattaattccTTATAAGCATGTTGTAACAGCAGTTAGGAATggtgatataaataaatttgcaaatgttatgaataattataaaaagctTTTTGTTAGAGATGGTGTTTATTTACTAATCAAAAGAATCCACCACAATGTTATCAAAACGGCTCTTCGGATAATAAACCTTTCCTACTCCCGCATATCCATC GCTGACATCGGAAAAAAGATCGGAGTCGAGTCCCCTATGGATATCGTCGGCATAACTGCAAAGGCAATCCATGATGGAGTGATAGGAGCAACAATCGATTATGACAATCTATACGTTGAATCAAAACCTAATACAGATATATACATCACAGGAGACCCTATGAAAGCATTTCATAAAAGAATTGCATTTTGTTTACAACTTTATTCTGATGCAGTAAAGGCAATGCAATATCCTGacgaaaatgaaaaaacagAAAATGCAGAGGCCAAGGAAAGGAAAATGAGACAACAAGAGGAGTTTGCTCAAGCTGAAGAAGGGGAACTTGGTGATGACACTGACTtgttgtga
- a CDS encoding 60S ribosomal protein L6, putative — MAKITKSTKSSKETKSVVPATGDKKNALKHYVIKGQKKILTPVRAKKTISKKHYGRKLASKKKFVVQRKMRSSIQVGKVAIILTGKHMGKRCIIAKVLKSGLLAVVGPYEVNGVPLKRVDPRYLIVTSTNIFDFNNLSQVKEKFIQSAERINDEIFIKSMDVKKRQKKLLKNKNESLFMNDVIQKIKEIRDSDPKMKKIKLLQKELGDLLKPEISKDKMFRSYIKSKFTLRNNMSFHNMNF, encoded by the coding sequence atggcaAAAATTACTAAAAGTACAAAGAGTAGTAAAGAAACAAAAAGTGTAGTACCAGCCACTGGTGATAAGAAAAATGCTTTAAAGCATTATGTAATCAAAgggcaaaaaaaaatccttACCCCAGTACgagcaaaaaaaacaatttctAAAAAACACTATGGAAGAAAATTAgcttcaaaaaaaaaattcgtTGTACAAAGGAAAATGAGAAGTTCAATCCAAGTAGGAAAGGTAGCTATTATATTAACAGGCAAGCATATGGGAAAACGATGTATAATAGCCAAAGTATTAAAATCAGGCTTACTAGCTGTAGTAGGTCCTTATGAAGTTAATGGTGTACCTTTAAAAAGAGTAGATCCAAGATATTTAATAGTAACATCAACAAacatttttgattttaataatttatcacAAGTCAAAGAGAAATTTATTCAATCTGCTGAACGTATCAATGAtgaaattttcataaaatctatggatgttaaaaaaaggcaaaaaaaattattaaaaaataagaatgaATCCCTTTTTATGAATGATGTTATACAAAAGATTAAAGAAATACGAGATTCCGAtccaaaaatgaaaaaaataaaattattacaaaaagaattaggagatttattaaaaccagaaatatcaaaagataaaatgtttagatcatatataaaatcaaaattcaccttaagaaataatatgtCCTTTCACAACATGAATTTCTAA
- a CDS encoding elongation factor 1-gamma, putative: MDLKLLGPKNDIRCLKVQTVASFCNVKLNMPAFEIGVDDKKDEFVKESPMKRLPVLITPDGSLFESNAIAKYLCSIRREHNLLGKGSFEEGQVNMWVDFCTFELEIPVCCYISNKSNEKSLKHIQDTFTCLNKHLLLHQFMVGNNITLVDIFMSVIINFCIKSGKMTEDFLKKYGNLYRLYTTIINQKQFKYVMGSGPAANNKKAPAQAKQQNNKDKKKPKDDAEDDINLFSDDGLNEKKPKKANPLDLLPPSKFSLDNWKYKFSNEKDLLKNAMPTFWETYDSNGFSLYYMKYDKLEDECQISFVACNMASGFLQRLENNFSKYSFAVISVLGENKNYDIEGVWLFRGTEIPFEMKDHPSFEYHIFKKLDINNSNDKKLVEDYWCSKETISNRPVCDRKVWK, translated from the exons ATGGATTTa AAACTCCTTGGTCCCAAAAATGATATCCGATGCTTGAAGGTACAAACTGTTGCTTCGTTTTGTAACGTAAAGCTAAACATGCCAGCATTTGAAATCGGTGTCGATGATAAGAAAGACGAGTTTGTAAAAGAGTCCCCTATGAAAAGGCTCCCAGTTTTAATAACACCTGATGGTAGTTTATTTGAAAGTAATGCTATagcaaaatatttatgtagcATAAGGAGGgaacataatttattaggAAAGGGAAGTTTTGAAGAAGGTCAGGTAAATATGTGGGTAGATTTTTGCACATTTGAATTAGAAATCCCAGTATGTTGCTACATTAGtaataaatcaaatgaaaaatctTTAAAGCATATTCAAGATACTTTCACTTGCTTAAATAAGCATTTGTTATTACACCAATTTATGGTtggtaataatataactcttgttgatatttttatgtctgtaattataaatttttgtattaaatCTGGAAAAATGACCGAagactttttaaaaaaatatggaaactTATACAGATTATATACAACTATAATTAATCAgaaacaatttaaatatgttatgGGTTCAGGACCAGCTgcaaataacaaaaaagcACCTGCTCAAGCAAaacaacaaaataataaggacAAGAAAAAACCCAAAGATGATGCTGAAGatgatattaatttatttagtGACGATGGacttaatgaaaaaaaacctAAAAAAGCAAACCCATTAGATTTATTACCTCCATCTAAATTTTCGCTAGATAAttggaaatataaatttagtaATGAAAaggatttattaaaaaatgcaatgCCCACTTTTTGGGAAACATATGATAGTAATggtttttcattatattatatgaaatatgataaattagAAGATGAATGTCAAATATCTTTTGTTGCATGTAATATGGCTAGTGGGTTCTTACAAAGATtagaaaacaatttttcaaaatattcatttgcAGTTATATCAGTTTTaggtgaaaataaaaattatgatattgAAGGTGTCTGGCTATTTAGAGGTACTGAAATTCCTTTTGAAATGAAAGACCATCCATCCTTTGAATATCAcatctttaaaaaattagatattaataatagtaatgataaaaaactCGTTGAAGATTATTGGTGCTCAAAGGAAACCATATCAAATCGACCAGTTTGTGATAGAAAAgtttggaaataa
- a CDS encoding SprT-like domain-containing protein, putative: MYNEINKLTSVENEYLQKSWKKRRQKSRQFYLISSEDDIQIVDNSIFTNRHDNAVNNPSSNNVESYYKSDIQEEDPYTLEVIRQLSSIRIDSSTDSSNGKEVHASSRVKAKKEKKKKKRREKKRGNNNKIIHHIPSVECVEDAIIYDESKDTEFPDLHELFSEYNLKYFYNRLESVQVKWSNKMKLCAGICIFKKSGYCCIRLSLPLLKLRKIKEYKETLLHEMIHAFLFLNQKKSDKNDGHGPEFKKHMYRINKLTGLSISIYHSFHDEVHFYRNHVWRCTGICRKYPPHFGYIKRSMNRPPGPKEKWWRSHSTYCSGHFVKIKELEDSKNVGENANKQVPDLNTTLEEEIGIPKKGREKGREKNIDDRKNDTIQADDIMDDSMFNDTIIITDSNNKKLRKKVDACDNEFDIINLIKTLFNNSKESNIHNFSTPDNSIDYHKAFKSKNYFEID; this comes from the exons atgtacaatgagataaacaaattaacgtctgtagaaaatgaatatttacaaaaaagtTGGAAAAAACGAAGACAAAAAAGTAGGcagttttatttaatttcaaGCGAAGATGATATTCAAATTGTAGATAATTCCATATTCACAAACAGACATGATAATGCTGTAAATAATCCAAGTTCAAATAATGTAGAAAGTTATTACAAAAGTGATATTCAAGAGGAAGATCCTTACACTCTTGAAGTTATACGACAGTTAAGTTCGATAAGAATCGATTCAAGCACAGATTCTTCGAATGGTAAGGAGGTTCATGCTAGTAGCCGAGTCAAggcaaaaaaagaaaaaaaaaaaaaaaaaagacgagagaaaaaaaggggaaacaataataaaattattcatCACATTCCAAGTGTAGAATGTGTAGAAGATGCCATAATTTATGATGAATCGA aagaTACAGAGTTTCCAGATTTACATGAGCTTTTTTCGGAATataatttgaaatatttttacaatagaTTAGAAAGTGTGCAAGTAAAGTGGAGTAATAAAATGAAGTTATGTGCTggaatatgcatatttaag aAGTCTGGATATTGCTGTATTAGACTATCACTCCCTTTACTAAAACttcgaaaaataaaagaatacAAA gaAACATTACTACATGAAATGATTCATGCctttctatttttaaatcaaaaaaaatcagaTAAAAACGATGGACATGGTCct GAATTCAAAAAGCATATGTAcagaataaataaattaacagGTCTAAGTATAAGTATCTATCACAGTTTTCATGATGAAGTTCATTTTTATCGAAATCACGTCTGGCGATGCaca GGAATTTGCAGAAAATACCCCCCACACTTTGGATACATAAAGCGATCCATGAATCGTCCACCCGGCCCAAAGGAAAAGTGGT GGAGGAGCCACTCGACTTACTGCTCAGGgcattttgtaaaaattaaagaattGGAAGATTCCAAAAATGTAGGAGAAAATGCAAATAAGCAAGTGCCTGATCTTAATACAACGCTAGAGGAAGAAATTGGCATCCCCAAAAAAGGTCGAGAAAAGGGTAGAGAAAAGAATATAG atgatAGAAAAAACGATACCATACAAGCGGACGACATAATGGATGATTCCATGTTCAATgatacaataataataacggattcaaataacaaaaaattaagaaaaaaagtagATGCATGTGATAATGAGTTCGACATAATAAACCTCATTAAAACGTTGTTTAACAATAGTAAAGAAAgtaatattcataatttttcaacTCCAGATAATTCAATAGATTATCATAAGGCatttaaaagtaaaaacTATTTCGAAATAGATTAG